The Streptococcus mitis genome has a segment encoding these proteins:
- a CDS encoding MIP/aquaporin family protein: MMNELFGEFLGTLILILLGNGVVAGVVLPKTKSNSSGWIVITMGWGIAVAVAVFVSGKLSPAHLNPAVTIGVALKGDLPWASVLPYILAQFAGAMLGQILVWLQFKPHYEAEENAGNILATFSTGPAIKDTVSNLISEILGTFVLVLTIFALGLYDLQAGIGTFAVGTLIVGIGLSLGGTTGYALNPARDLGPRIMHSILPISNKGDGDWSYAWIPVVGPVIGAALAVLVFSLF; encoded by the coding sequence ATGATGAATGAATTATTTGGAGAATTTCTAGGGACTTTAATCCTGATTCTTCTAGGAAATGGTGTTGTTGCAGGTGTGGTTCTTCCAAAAACCAAGAGCAACAGCTCAGGTTGGATTGTGATTACTATGGGGTGGGGAATTGCAGTTGCGGTTGCAGTCTTTGTATCTGGAAAACTCAGTCCAGCTCATTTAAACCCAGCTGTGACAATTGGTGTGGCTTTAAAAGGTGACTTACCTTGGGCTTCCGTTTTGCCTTATATCTTAGCTCAGTTCGCAGGGGCTATGCTCGGTCAGATTTTGGTTTGGTTGCAATTCAAGCCGCATTATGAGGCAGAAGAAAATGCAGGAAATATTTTGGCTACTTTCAGCACAGGACCAGCTATCAAAGATACTGTATCAAACTTGATCAGCGAAATCCTTGGCACCTTTGTATTGGTATTGACAATCTTTGCTTTGGGACTTTATGACCTTCAAGCAGGAATCGGAACCTTCGCAGTGGGGACTTTGATTGTCGGTATCGGTCTATCACTAGGTGGGACAACAGGCTATGCCTTGAACCCAGCCCGTGACCTTGGACCTCGTATCATGCACAGTATCCTTCCAATTTCAAACAAGGGAGACGGAGACTGGTCTTATGCCTGGATTCCTGTTGTGGGACCTGTTATCGGTGCAGCCTTGGCTGTTCTTGTATTCTCACTTTTCTAA
- the dltA gene encoding D-alanine--poly(phosphoribitol) ligase subunit DltA has protein sequence MSNKPIVDMIETIEHFAQTQPSYPVYNVLGQEHTYGDLKSDSDSLAAAIDQLDLPEKSPVVVFGGQEYEMLATFVALTKSGHAYIPIDSHSALERVSAILEVAEPSLIIAISDFPLEQISTPMLNLAQVHEAFAQGTSYEITHPVKGDDNYYIIFTSGTTGKPKGVQISHDNLLSFTNWMITDKEFATPSRPQMLAQPPYSFDLSVMYWAPTLALGGTLFALPSVITQDFKQLFATIFSLSIAIWTSTPSFADMAMLSEDFNSEKMPGITHFYFDGEELTVKTAQKLRERFPHARIINAYGPTEATVALSAVAVTDEMLATLKRLPIGYTKADSPTFIIDEEGNKLPNGEQGEIIVSGPAVSKGYMNNPEKTAEAFFEFEGLPAYHTGDVGTMTDEGLLLYGGRMDFQIKFNGYRIELEDVSQNLNKSRFIESAVAVPRYNKDHKVQNLLAYVILKDGVREQFERDIDITKAIKEDLTDIMMSYMMPSKFLYRDSLPLTPNGKIDIKGLINEVNQR, from the coding sequence GTGTCAAATAAACCAATAGTAGATATGATTGAAACCATTGAGCATTTTGCTCAGACACAGCCTAGCTATCCTGTTTATAATGTTTTGGGGCAGGAGCACACTTATGGAGATTTGAAGTCTGATTCGGATAGTTTGGCTGCAGCCATCGATCAACTGGATTTACCAGAGAAGTCTCCTGTGGTTGTTTTTGGTGGCCAAGAGTATGAAATGTTGGCAACTTTTGTAGCGCTGACTAAGTCAGGTCATGCCTACATTCCAATTGATAGTCATTCGGCCTTGGAGCGAGTTTCAGCTATTTTAGAAGTAGCGGAGCCAAGTTTGATTATTGCCATCTCAGACTTTCCATTGGAGCAGATTTCTACACCAATGTTGAATCTAGCTCAGGTTCATGAAGCCTTTGCTCAAGGGACTAGCTATGAGATCACGCATCCAGTCAAGGGCGATGATAACTACTACATTATCTTTACTTCTGGTACGACTGGTAAGCCAAAGGGAGTGCAGATTTCACATGATAATCTCCTCAGTTTTACCAACTGGATGATTACGGACAAGGAATTTGCGACGCCAAGTCGTCCGCAAATGTTGGCTCAGCCACCTTATTCTTTTGACTTGTCTGTCATGTATTGGGCTCCGACCTTGGCACTGGGAGGAACTCTTTTTGCTTTACCATCTGTCATCACTCAGGACTTTAAGCAACTCTTTGCGACCATCTTTTCATTGTCGATCGCTATCTGGACTTCAACGCCTTCTTTTGCGGATATGGCCATGTTGTCAGAAGATTTCAATAGCGAAAAAATGCCTGGAATTACGCATTTCTACTTTGATGGCGAAGAATTGACGGTTAAAACGGCTCAAAAACTACGCGAACGTTTCCCACATGCCCGTATTATCAATGCCTACGGCCCAACAGAAGCGACAGTAGCCCTGTCAGCAGTTGCTGTGACAGACGAGATGCTAGCGACTCTCAAACGCCTACCAATCGGCTATACCAAGGCTGATTCTCCAACCTTTATCATTGACGAGGAAGGCAATAAATTGCCAAATGGAGAACAGGGAGAAATCATTGTTTCTGGACCAGCCGTTTCAAAAGGTTATATGAATAATCCTGAAAAAACGGCAGAAGCCTTCTTTGAGTTTGAAGGTCTACCAGCCTACCATACAGGAGATGTGGGAACTATGACAGATGAAGGCTTACTTCTCTACGGCGGACGCATGGACTTCCAGATTAAGTTCAACGGTTACCGCATTGAGTTAGAAGATGTCTCTCAAAACCTCAATAAGTCTCGCTTTATCGAGTCTGCTGTTGCAGTACCGCGCTATAACAAGGACCACAAGGTACAAAATCTATTGGCTTATGTCATCTTAAAAGATGGTGTCCGTGAGCAGTTTGAACGTGATATCGATATTACCAAGGCTATCAAGGAAGACTTGACAGATATTATGATGTCTTATATGATGCCGTCCAAATTCCTTTATCGAGACAGTTTGCCGCTGACTCCAAATGGAAAAATTGATATCAAAGGATTGATTAACGAGGTGAATCAAAGATGA
- a CDS encoding teichoic acid D-Ala incorporation-associated protein DltX, protein MKQRKELYLFLGRTALYFLIFLGLLYFFSYLGQGQGGFIYNEF, encoded by the coding sequence ATGAAACAGAGAAAAGAATTATACCTTTTTCTTGGTCGGACAGCCTTGTATTTTCTTATCTTTCTAGGGCTGCTTTACTTCTTTAGCTATCTTGGCCAGGGTCAAGGAGGCTTTATCTATAATGAATTTTAA